Proteins found in one Zea mays cultivar B73 chromosome 1, Zm-B73-REFERENCE-NAM-5.0, whole genome shotgun sequence genomic segment:
- the LOC103636186 gene encoding uncharacterized protein: MAVGPPRHGRRSSFLQYVSDLVSLPSRGRLLQELFLPCARLRWPNSPMMAFPCRCCSLAAMAVPPCSSPVTGPSPSHVMLVPCLLPHRPTSPATRKVSPSRQLPWPPSALAAVALVPAARRQPLSIFHRCRSACPRYIDVDNWKSM; this comes from the exons ATGGCCGTCGGCCCTCCCCGCCATGGACGCCGCTCTTCCTTCCTACAGTACGTCAGCGACCTCGTCTCCCTCCCTTCCCGTGGACGCCTGCTGCAGGAGCTGTTCCTCCCCTGCGCTCGCCTAAGATGGCCGAACTCGCCCATGATGGCTTTCCCCTGTCGATGCTGTTCTCTAGCCGCCATGGCAGTGCCTCCCTGCAGCAGTCCGGTGACCGGGCCCTCCCCTTCCCACGTCATGTTGGTGCCATGTCTTCTCCCTCACCGGCCAACCTCGCCAGCCACCAGGAAGGTGTCTCCCTCTCGGCAGCTCCCATGGCCACCATCAGCCCTAGCTGCGGTTGCCCTGGTTCCAGCAGCTCGACGCCAGCCCCTCTCAATCTTCCATCGTTGCCGCTCAGCTTGTCCCAGATATATT GATGTTGACAATTGGAAATCCATGTAG